A genomic region of Helicobacter sp. 12S02232-10 contains the following coding sequences:
- the ureG gene encoding urease accessory protein UreG gives MVKIGVCGPVGSGKTALIEALTRMMAKDYSIGVITNDIYTKEDAEFMSKNSVMPRERIIGVETGGCPHTAIREDASMNLEAVEEMATRFPDIEIMFIESGGDNLSATFSPELADFTIFVIDVAEGDKIPRKGGPGITRSDLLIINKIDLAPYVGADLGVMERDSKKMRGEKPFIFTNIRAREGLDKVIEWIKKNTLLED, from the coding sequence ATGGTAAAAATTGGAGTATGTGGGCCTGTAGGAAGCGGTAAAACAGCCTTGATAGAAGCCTTGACAAGAATGATGGCTAAAGATTACAGTATTGGGGTTATCACAAATGATATTTATACCAAAGAAGATGCGGAGTTTATGAGCAAAAATTCCGTAATGCCTAGGGAAAGGATTATCGGTGTGGAAACCGGAGGTTGTCCTCACACAGCGATTCGCGAAGACGCCTCAATGAACCTTGAAGCCGTAGAAGAAATGGCTACACGATTCCCTGATATAGAAATAATGTTCATTGAAAGTGGTGGGGATAATCTTTCTGCAACTTTTAGTCCCGAACTTGCTGATTTTACGATATTTGTCATTGATGTGGCTGAAGGTGATAAAATTCCTCGAAAAGGCGGTCCTGGCATAACAAGATCTGATCTTTTAATCATCAATAAAATTGATCTTGCACCCTATGTAGGAGCTGATCTTGGCGTGATGGAGCGTGACTCTAAAAAAATGCGCGGAGAAAAACCTTTTATTTTTACCAATATCAGAGCAAGAGAAGGATTGGATAAAGTTATAGAATGGATAAAGAAAAACACTCTTTTGGAAGACTAA
- the metE gene encoding 5-methyltetrahydropteroyltriglutamate--homocysteine S-methyltransferase, producing MSIIIGFPRIGEHRELKKALEGFWSGKSNAEELERTAKELRAKHWSYQKNLDYVSVNDFSFYDNVLDLAYALGAIPERFRQYNGLELYFGMARGLNDSVACEMTKWFNTNYHYVVPELSQTDNYKINTSKIEREYAEAKSLGYRPKINLIGLFTFISLSKIAEKSNFENVFERVKSAYFELLDSLKKIDSNLVIQFDEPIFSKGKDERFYGKIKDIYNQIASKGFKTIVTTYFEHSLEATEILCQTNIDGIGLDFLYGEKNLSSLNQIAKSDKTLYAGIIDGRNIWVADLEKKLSILEKIAQEIPKEKIILSTSCSLLHVPFSKNSEIKMDKEILSWLSYAREKIGELELLETAFKGSLNAEDKQKWQENISINANRKTSTKINDKSTQERLKQPIKTQRDVAFKERIKLQHQSLNYPILPTTTIGSFPQTPELRALRLSFKKGEIDEKTYEKGIESYIKDCVAFQEEIGLDVLVHGEPERNDMVEYFGEQLKGFVFSQNGWVQSYGSRCVKPPIIFGDVSRPKPMTLKWITYAQSLTSKILKGMLTGPVTILNWSFVRDDIPRSAVCKQISLGISDEINDLQNAGIKIIQVDEAAFKEGYPLRKENIKTYEEWALDCFKVSTSIANPTTQIHTHMCYSEFNDIIKTIEDLDADVISIETARSGNELLKVFANVGYSHEVGPGVYDIHSPRIPSKEEIKKQIKLLLEVLPKEQLWINPDCGLKTRKWEEVKPSLKNLVEAVKEIRE from the coding sequence ATGAGCATCATCATAGGATTCCCAAGAATTGGAGAACACAGAGAACTTAAAAAAGCTTTAGAAGGTTTTTGGTCAGGCAAATCAAATGCAGAAGAATTGGAACGCACTGCTAAAGAGTTACGCGCAAAACATTGGAGTTATCAAAAGAATCTTGATTATGTGAGCGTCAATGATTTTAGTTTCTACGACAATGTTTTAGATCTTGCTTATGCGCTCGGAGCGATTCCAGAAAGGTTCAGACAATATAACGGGCTAGAACTATATTTTGGAATGGCTAGAGGTCTCAATGACAGCGTAGCTTGTGAAATGACCAAATGGTTTAACACCAACTATCATTATGTTGTCCCCGAATTAAGCCAAACAGACAACTATAAAATCAATACAAGTAAAATTGAACGCGAATATGCTGAAGCTAAATCTTTGGGTTATCGCCCAAAAATCAATCTCATCGGACTCTTTACTTTTATAAGTCTTTCAAAAATTGCAGAAAAATCAAATTTTGAAAATGTATTTGAAAGAGTAAAAAGTGCCTATTTCGAATTATTGGATTCCTTAAAAAAAATTGACTCTAACCTTGTTATTCAATTTGATGAACCGATTTTTTCCAAAGGCAAAGATGAAAGATTTTATGGAAAAATCAAAGATATCTATAATCAAATTGCTTCCAAAGGCTTTAAAACAATTGTAACAACTTACTTTGAGCATAGTCTTGAAGCGACTGAAATTTTATGTCAAACTAATATTGATGGAATTGGGTTGGATTTTTTATATGGAGAAAAAAATCTGTCTTCTTTAAATCAGATCGCAAAAAGTGATAAAACTCTTTATGCAGGCATTATTGATGGACGTAATATATGGGTAGCAGATCTCGAAAAAAAGCTTAGCATTCTTGAAAAAATCGCACAGGAAATCCCCAAAGAAAAAATTATTCTCAGCACAAGTTGTTCGCTTCTACACGTCCCATTCAGTAAAAATTCCGAAATCAAAATGGACAAAGAAATCCTTTCTTGGCTAAGTTATGCCAGAGAAAAAATAGGAGAACTTGAACTCCTAGAAACTGCATTTAAAGGCTCTTTAAATGCAGAAGACAAGCAAAAATGGCAAGAAAATATCTCTATCAATGCCAATAGAAAAACTTCAACAAAAATCAACGATAAATCCACACAAGAACGCCTCAAACAACCAATCAAAACCCAAAGAGACGTTGCTTTTAAAGAAAGAATCAAACTCCAACACCAAAGCCTAAATTATCCAATTCTGCCCACAACCACTATCGGTTCTTTCCCTCAAACCCCTGAACTTCGGGCGCTTAGATTGAGTTTTAAAAAAGGTGAAATTGATGAAAAAACATATGAAAAAGGCATAGAAAGCTATATCAAAGATTGCGTAGCTTTTCAAGAAGAGATCGGCTTGGATGTGCTTGTGCATGGAGAACCTGAAAGAAATGATATGGTGGAATATTTCGGCGAACAACTCAAAGGCTTTGTTTTTAGTCAAAATGGATGGGTTCAAAGCTATGGAAGTCGATGTGTCAAACCCCCGATAATATTTGGAGATGTGAGCAGACCTAAACCAATGACGCTTAAATGGATCACTTATGCCCAAAGTCTGACTTCAAAAATACTCAAAGGAATGCTTACAGGTCCTGTAACGATTTTGAATTGGTCATTTGTGCGTGATGATATCCCAAGAAGCGCAGTGTGTAAACAAATATCTCTTGGTATTTCTGATGAAATCAACGATCTTCAAAATGCAGGCATTAAAATCATCCAAGTGGATGAAGCCGCATTTAAAGAAGGATATCCATTGCGAAAAGAAAATATCAAAACATATGAAGAATGGGCTCTTGATTGTTTTAAGGTTTCCACAAGCATTGCCAATCCCACTACGCAAATCCATACACATATGTGCTACAGCGAGTTTAATGATATCATCAAAACCATTGAAGATCTAGATGCTGATGTTATCAGTATTGAAACAGCTAGAAGTGGCAACGAATTGCTTAAAGTCTTTGCCAATGTGGGCTACTCTCACGAAGTCGGACCAGGCGTATATGATATTCATAGTCCTCGAATTCCAAGCAAAGAAGAGATAAAAAAACAAATCAAACTATTGCTTGAAGTGTTGCCAAAAGAGCAACTTTGGATCAATCCAGATTGCGGGCTAAAAACTAGAAAATGGGAAGAAGTCAAACCTAGCCTTAAAAATCTCGTAGAAGCCGTAAAAGAAATCAGAGAATAA
- the hemE gene encoding uroporphyrinogen decarboxylase, with protein sequence MIFIDACKRKETPYTPIWMMRQAGRYLSEYKEVRKKAGSFLDLCFNSKLATEVTLQPVDILDVDAAIIFSDILVVPLEMGLPLEFVSGEGPHFKKTIRDEKSVFELKKDAYRNLSYVYDTLSDVRSKLSKEKALIGFCGSPWTLATYMIEGEGSKTYAHSKKMLYTDPNLLHSLLSKLTEELKGYLSMQIKSGANAVMVFDSWAGALEREAYLEFSWKYMKEIAASIKKDFPHIPVILFPKGIAGYLDKIDGEFDVFGVDWSVPLENAKYHLGEKYVLQGNLEPSRLYDVQALEEGVDRIFAVMGKKPGHIFNLGHGMLPDLPRENAEILVRMVREKSKR encoded by the coding sequence ATGATTTTTATTGATGCGTGCAAAAGAAAAGAAACGCCTTATACTCCGATTTGGATGATGAGACAAGCAGGAAGGTATTTAAGTGAATACAAAGAAGTTAGAAAAAAAGCCGGAAGTTTTTTGGATTTATGTTTTAATTCCAAGCTTGCAACAGAGGTTACGTTACAGCCTGTAGATATTTTAGATGTTGATGCTGCGATTATTTTTAGCGATATATTAGTGGTTCCTTTGGAAATGGGACTTCCTTTAGAATTTGTGAGCGGAGAAGGACCGCACTTTAAAAAAACTATTCGTGATGAAAAATCTGTGTTTGAGCTTAAAAAAGACGCCTATAGGAATCTTTCTTATGTGTATGATACTCTTTCTGATGTTCGTAGCAAGCTTTCCAAAGAAAAGGCTTTGATAGGATTTTGCGGTTCTCCTTGGACTTTGGCTACCTATATGATTGAAGGCGAGGGAAGCAAAACTTATGCTCATAGCAAAAAGATGCTTTATACAGATCCCAATCTTTTGCATTCGTTGTTATCCAAGCTTACTGAGGAGCTTAAGGGTTATTTGAGTATGCAGATTAAATCAGGTGCAAATGCTGTAATGGTCTTTGATTCTTGGGCGGGAGCGTTAGAGAGAGAGGCATATTTAGAATTTAGTTGGAAATATATGAAAGAAATTGCTGCATCTATTAAGAAAGATTTTCCTCACATTCCAGTGATACTTTTTCCTAAGGGGATTGCGGGCTATCTAGATAAAATAGATGGAGAGTTTGATGTATTTGGAGTGGATTGGAGCGTACCTTTAGAAAATGCGAAATATCATTTAGGGGAAAAATATGTTTTGCAAGGAAATCTTGAACCTTCGCGTCTTTATGATGTGCAAGCATTAGAGGAGGGCGTAGATAGAATATTTGCTGTGATGGGAAAAAAACCCGGTCATATTTTTAATTTGGGGCACGGGATGCTTCCTGACTTACCTAGAGAAAATGCTGAAATTTTAGTACGAATGGTTAGAGAAAAATCTAAAAGATAA
- a CDS encoding M28 family peptidase — protein sequence MIKNPLEIFEEIAHIPHMSFHTQEMFEYICGFAKGCGYKIETDKAKNIRAFASDFPEFCFQSHYDMVGVGEAYKPLKLYREGDFLKAKNSSLGADNGIGVAIQLYLMQKYRDLEFLFTNDEEVGLLGAKNLELKIACDLIVNLDSETFGEIVLGCAGGYDMSVVLNLPKDPSSYKFAYRISSRGFKGGHSGIDINKDIKNAIVSLGELIDKTEGGICSFEGGEKINSIPVFSQVVLKTNQILHSCSDFLVEEVQSEDIPYQKDRLLAFILGIKSGVRAQSGEDVIDSVNISLLKQTDSQVKVSLMGRANTKDLLEKNLSEIKALALRIDPKAEIAIDDFYAPWERNIAEGDSFLEIVKKSFGDYLVKVCQIHAGLECGILQDRLENMGKKNLKILSIGPTILSPHSLNERLDMKAFEKFFQVLENLIENYKIWHFKGRK from the coding sequence ATGATTAAAAACCCGCTAGAGATTTTTGAAGAGATTGCCCATATCCCTCATATGAGTTTTCATACCCAAGAAATGTTTGAATATATTTGCGGTTTTGCTAAAGGTTGCGGTTATAAAATTGAGACTGATAAAGCTAAAAATATTCGTGCTTTTGCTTCAGATTTTCCCGAGTTTTGTTTTCAATCCCATTACGATATGGTAGGTGTAGGAGAAGCATATAAACCTTTAAAGCTTTATAGAGAAGGAGATTTTTTAAAGGCCAAAAATTCTTCTTTAGGGGCAGATAATGGCATTGGGGTAGCCATCCAGTTATATTTAATGCAAAAATATCGTGATTTAGAGTTTTTATTTACTAATGATGAAGAAGTTGGGCTTTTGGGAGCCAAAAATTTGGAATTAAAGATTGCTTGTGATTTGATTGTCAATCTTGATAGCGAAACTTTTGGAGAAATTGTCTTGGGGTGTGCGGGTGGTTATGATATGAGCGTTGTTTTAAATTTGCCCAAAGATCCCTCTTCCTATAAGTTTGCTTACCGCATTTCTTCAAGAGGCTTTAAGGGCGGTCATAGCGGTATTGATATTAATAAAGATATTAAAAATGCCATTGTGAGTTTAGGGGAATTAATTGATAAAACAGAGGGTGGAATTTGTTCTTTTGAAGGCGGAGAAAAAATCAATTCAATTCCAGTCTTTTCGCAGGTTGTTTTAAAAACAAATCAAATTTTGCATTCTTGCAGTGATTTTTTAGTAGAGGAAGTGCAAAGCGAGGATATCCCTTATCAAAAAGATAGATTGCTTGCCTTTATTCTTGGCATCAAAAGTGGCGTTAGAGCTCAATCAGGAGAAGATGTGATAGATTCTGTCAATATTTCTTTGCTCAAACAAACAGATTCTCAAGTAAAAGTTTCTTTGATGGGGCGGGCGAATACTAAAGATTTATTGGAAAAAAATCTTTCAGAAATTAAAGCTTTAGCTTTGCGCATTGATCCAAAAGCAGAGATTGCTATTGATGATTTTTACGCTCCTTGGGAAAGGAATATTGCTGAAGGAGATTCATTTTTAGAGATCGTGAAAAAATCTTTTGGAGATTATTTAGTTAAAGTGTGCCAAATTCACGCGGGGCTTGAGTGTGGAATTTTACAAGACAGACTTGAGAATATGGGCAAAAAGAATCTTAAAATTCTCTCTATAGGTCCGACTATTCTTTCTCCGCATTCTTTGAATGAACGATTGGATATGAAAGCTTTTGAGAAATTTTTTCAAGTGTTGGAGAATTTGATAGAAAATTATAAAATATGGCATTTTAAGGGAAGAAAATGA
- a CDS encoding methylenetetrahydrofolate reductase, which yields MIEECVQKLLNTDFLSYEISPPKSPNIGEDLLTQLQDWKDFDALVCTDAPLAKFRQSSILTSLKLQNTLKKPVICTLNMRDRNTIALQGEILGANELDVRMFLTLTGDPIKLGDHPSAKGVFEGNSSLLVKLIQNFNQNKDLNEHPIKGTLKTIYPFGVLNSYANNPLSLKNKMRRKINSGIFALFTQPVYDIEIAKLLLQWLEEINTELGKNTGLVFGYFPILRYKTAQFLYSKLPGVFVPQIWLEKLERAHSIGEKEEEKVGLELSKNLFEELKKLHNKIHFMNANKVALAKKITQ from the coding sequence ATGATTGAAGAATGTGTCCAAAAGCTTTTAAACACTGATTTTCTCAGTTATGAAATCTCCCCACCAAAAAGTCCTAATATCGGGGAAGATCTTCTGACGCAATTACAAGATTGGAAAGATTTTGATGCGCTCGTATGTACCGATGCTCCACTAGCAAAATTCAGACAATCTTCAATACTCACAAGCCTTAAACTCCAAAATACACTCAAAAAACCTGTTATTTGCACACTTAATATGAGGGATCGCAACACTATTGCACTTCAAGGGGAGATACTTGGTGCCAATGAATTAGATGTGAGAATGTTTTTGACCCTTACAGGCGATCCCATTAAACTTGGCGATCATCCAAGTGCTAAAGGGGTTTTTGAGGGTAATAGCAGTCTGTTGGTCAAGTTGATTCAAAATTTCAATCAAAACAAAGATCTTAACGAACACCCCATCAAAGGAACGCTCAAAACGATTTATCCTTTTGGAGTTTTAAACTCTTATGCTAACAATCCTTTGAGTCTAAAAAATAAAATGAGGCGTAAAATCAATTCAGGCATATTCGCTCTTTTTACCCAACCTGTTTATGATATAGAAATCGCAAAACTTCTTTTACAATGGCTTGAAGAAATCAATACAGAGCTTGGGAAAAATACAGGATTAGTCTTTGGATATTTTCCCATTCTCAGATATAAAACCGCACAATTCTTATATTCCAAACTTCCGGGAGTTTTCGTGCCCCAAATCTGGCTTGAAAAACTTGAACGCGCCCATAGCATTGGAGAGAAAGAAGAAGAAAAAGTAGGTCTTGAACTGAGTAAAAACCTCTTTGAAGAACTCAAAAAATTGCACAATAAAATCCATTTTATGAATGCCAATAAAGTTGCACTGGCAAAAAAAATTACTCAATAA
- a CDS encoding 3-methyladenine DNA glycosylase has protein sequence MFESHNVLAALKKLNLLRDSSEWWWPEAQTFEVVVGAVLTQNTKWENVERCLKSLKQSGILNGNEKSLENIANINRDVLISHITPSGFFNQKSTRLILLCQNILKDFGGFENFVLNTDREWLLSQKGIGKESADSILNYACRRDVMVVDKYTYRFLCTLGIEIPDYDELQMWFQRGIEENLEMVFELYSKELPLAQIYSRFHGKIVEFSKKKIKLEL, from the coding sequence ATGTTTGAAAGCCATAATGTTTTGGCGGCTTTAAAAAAACTTAATTTATTGCGGGATTCTTCAGAATGGTGGTGGCCTGAGGCTCAAACTTTTGAGGTTGTGGTTGGAGCGGTTTTAACGCAAAATACAAAATGGGAAAATGTGGAGAGATGTCTTAAATCTTTGAAGCAATCAGGCATTTTAAACGGAAATGAAAAAAGTTTGGAAAATATTGCTAATATTAACAGAGATGTTTTGATATCTCATATTACTCCTAGCGGATTTTTTAATCAAAAAAGTACACGTCTTATTTTGTTGTGTCAAAATATTTTAAAAGACTTTGGGGGATTTGAAAATTTTGTTTTAAATACGGATCGGGAGTGGCTGCTTTCTCAAAAAGGAATTGGGAAAGAAAGTGCGGATTCTATTTTGAATTATGCTTGCAGAAGAGATGTGATGGTTGTAGATAAATATACATACCGATTTTTATGCACACTTGGAATTGAAATTCCTGATTATGATGAGCTGCAGATGTGGTTCCAGAGGGGTATTGAAGAAAATTTGGAAATGGTTTTTGAGCTTTATTCCAAAGAATTGCCTTTGGCTCAGATTTACTCAAGATTTCACGGCAAAATAGTAGAATTTTCAAAGAAAAAAATAAAATTGGAGCTATGA
- the ureE gene encoding urease accessory protein UreE, which produces MPIECLKGNLSDKEESKFQIDYVDLEWYDTRKKIARWKTRKGEEISVKLIDAPKMGLSQGDILFEEGIKIIAINILPTEVLCIYAHTVTEVAKICYEIGNRHAALFFGENEFEFKTPFEKPIKVLLDKLGIENAVSSSKLDSSKRISVSMAHTEPNFKIKESPDLKIILSGEKIGNK; this is translated from the coding sequence ATGCCTATAGAATGCCTCAAAGGAAATTTATCCGATAAAGAAGAGTCAAAATTCCAAATTGACTATGTTGATTTGGAATGGTATGACACCAGAAAAAAAATCGCAAGATGGAAAACCCGAAAGGGTGAAGAAATTTCTGTAAAACTAATAGATGCTCCTAAAATGGGGCTTTCTCAAGGTGATATTCTCTTTGAAGAAGGCATTAAAATTATTGCCATAAATATTTTGCCGACAGAAGTTCTGTGTATTTATGCCCACACTGTCACCGAAGTGGCAAAAATTTGCTATGAAATAGGTAACCGCCACGCGGCTCTATTTTTTGGTGAAAATGAATTTGAGTTTAAGACCCCGTTTGAAAAACCCATTAAAGTCCTGCTGGACAAACTTGGAATAGAAAACGCGGTCTCAAGCTCAAAACTGGATTCTTCTAAGCGCATTTCAGTAAGTATGGCACACACAGAGCCAAATTTCAAGATCAAGGAAAGCCCTGATCTCAAGATCATACTTTCGGGAGAAAAAATTGGAAATAAATAA
- a CDS encoding cation:dicarboxylase symporter family transporter produces MPQDLFVAKKTTVARKLAKSLAFWVVMGIIGGVLLGCFAPEIGIATKEWTIDPFIKALKWLIGPIIFTTIICGIVGLENLKSLGSLGIKTIIYFEVVSTLALVVGVFFGEAFKPGHGMNLDINALNSSSVAKYTSHISENTGSFKSILLSAIPDDPITPFLTGNTLQVLFMAVIIAIVISFFRQNVKDKVIKPLEKAQNFFFKILTILMYYSPIATFGAMAFLIGKFGFETLFNMAYLLFVMLFSCLFFIFVVLGIICALAKVNVFKFMRFIAREVLIVFATSSSETALAPLMRKLERAGMHRGSVGLIIPTGYSFNLDCTNIYLSLSVIFLSQAFGIPLSLEQTISMIIILMVASKGAVGVTGSGFIVLAGTLQAMGTGPGTIPAVTVAALLGVDKFMSEMRAVGNLCGNSVACMIVSIWDKKIDMDKFRYALDHPNEFRVV; encoded by the coding sequence ATGCCACAAGACTTATTTGTTGCAAAAAAAACCACCGTTGCTAGAAAGCTTGCTAAAAGTTTGGCTTTTTGGGTTGTGATGGGGATTATTGGGGGCGTGCTTTTAGGTTGTTTTGCACCTGAGATAGGGATTGCCACTAAAGAATGGACGATTGATCCTTTTATTAAAGCGTTGAAATGGTTAATAGGACCCATTATTTTTACGACCATCATCTGCGGCATAGTTGGTTTAGAGAATCTGAAATCTTTGGGAAGTTTGGGGATAAAAACCATCATTTATTTTGAGGTGGTCAGTACATTGGCCTTGGTTGTGGGGGTATTTTTTGGTGAAGCCTTTAAGCCTGGTCACGGAATGAATCTCGATATAAATGCTTTAAATAGTAGTTCTGTTGCAAAATATACTTCTCATATCTCTGAAAATACGGGTTCGTTTAAATCCATTCTTTTGAGTGCAATTCCTGATGATCCGATCACTCCTTTCCTGACGGGTAATACTTTGCAAGTTTTATTTATGGCTGTCATTATTGCGATTGTGATTTCTTTTTTTAGGCAGAATGTTAAAGATAAGGTGATTAAACCTCTTGAGAAAGCTCAAAATTTCTTTTTTAAAATTCTGACAATTTTGATGTACTACAGCCCGATTGCAACTTTTGGAGCGATGGCATTTTTGATTGGAAAATTTGGTTTTGAAACTTTGTTTAATATGGCTTATTTACTTTTTGTAATGTTATTTTCGTGTTTATTTTTTATTTTTGTTGTTTTGGGCATTATCTGTGCTTTAGCCAAGGTCAATGTGTTTAAGTTTATGCGTTTTATCGCCAGAGAGGTTTTGATAGTTTTTGCTACAAGCTCTTCTGAAACAGCTCTTGCTCCTTTAATGAGAAAGCTTGAGCGTGCTGGGATGCATCGAGGATCCGTGGGGCTTATTATCCCAACAGGCTATTCCTTTAATCTTGATTGTACGAATATTTATCTTTCTTTAAGTGTTATTTTTCTTTCCCAAGCATTTGGAATTCCTTTGAGTTTGGAGCAAACAATATCAATGATTATTATTTTAATGGTGGCTTCAAAGGGTGCAGTAGGCGTTACAGGTTCGGGCTTTATTGTTTTGGCAGGTACGCTTCAAGCGATGGGGACAGGTCCTGGCACAATACCGGCAGTTACGGTTGCTGCGTTATTGGGTGTAGATAAGTTTATGAGTGAAATGCGTGCGGTGGGAAATTTATGCGGAAATTCTGTTGCTTGTATGATTGTTTCAATCTGGGATAAGAAAATTGATATGGACAAATTCCGCTATGCACTTGATCATCCTAATGAATTTAGAGTTGTTTAG
- a CDS encoding urease accessory protein UreD: MSNYAQETKLHLKTKIGQNGKCIIEDAFFTPPLKLMAPFYEEDIANIMLISVSAGMMEGDHQEMDFQIGQDCKVKLTSQSFEKIHDTLSGFASRNTKIVLGKNAMFDFSPLPIIPFGNSDFRGETTIFLHQSSRLLYSEIIGAGRIGRDEIFKFKNFTTTLKIFCEDKPIFFDNTILEPQNLDLSNMCMFDTHTHYLNLIVLDPSICAQTLRDLIASFGLNGGVSELYDGGLCLKALANGSEDLIKLREKISGKS; this comes from the coding sequence ATGAGTAATTACGCCCAAGAAACAAAACTTCACTTAAAAACCAAAATCGGTCAAAATGGAAAATGCATTATAGAAGATGCTTTTTTCACACCCCCGCTCAAATTGATGGCACCCTTTTATGAAGAAGACATCGCAAATATTATGCTCATATCCGTAAGTGCTGGGATGATGGAGGGAGATCATCAAGAAATGGATTTTCAAATCGGTCAGGATTGTAAGGTCAAGCTTACCTCTCAAAGCTTTGAAAAAATACACGATACACTAAGCGGTTTTGCCTCTAGAAATACAAAAATAGTCTTGGGCAAAAATGCAATGTTTGATTTCTCTCCACTACCTATTATTCCGTTTGGCAATTCAGATTTTAGGGGAGAAACAACTATTTTTCTACATCAAAGTTCCCGCCTATTATACAGTGAAATTATCGGAGCAGGCAGAATCGGAAGAGATGAAATTTTCAAATTTAAAAATTTTACTACCACCCTCAAGATCTTTTGTGAAGATAAGCCAATATTTTTTGATAACACTATTTTAGAACCCCAAAATCTAGATTTAAGTAATATGTGTATGTTTGACACTCACACCCATTACCTTAATCTGATCGTTTTAGATCCCTCTATCTGTGCCCAAACCCTTAGAGATCTTATTGCTTCTTTTGGTCTCAATGGGGGAGTTAGCGAACTTTATGATGGTGGCTTGTGTCTCAAAGCTCTTGCCAATGGATCAGAAGATCTCATCAAACTGCGTGAAAAAATTTCGGGAAAATCCTAA
- a CDS encoding urease accessory protein UreF: protein MNKDFLLLQINDALFPIGSYTHSFGLETYIQMHLVKDAQSALKYLQANLSTQFLYTELLSLKLTHQYTQTQDLDKILDIERLICISTSPMELRSANQKLGNRFLKTIKILSLSPKDFFHKYLESANIPTHSSAYGVFCACMELDLKTAVRHYLYAQSSNMVTNCVKTIPLSQNDGQKILLELQKTFEEILQKLDSLNEKHLCASSIHNDIKAMQHETLYSRLYMS, encoded by the coding sequence ATAAATAAAGACTTTCTGCTTCTACAAATCAATGACGCACTTTTCCCTATTGGGAGCTACACTCATTCTTTCGGGCTAGAAACTTACATTCAAATGCATTTGGTAAAAGATGCTCAAAGCGCACTAAAATACCTTCAAGCTAATCTATCAACTCAATTCCTTTATACTGAGCTCTTGAGCCTCAAACTCACGCATCAATACACTCAAACTCAAGACTTAGATAAAATACTTGATATCGAAAGACTAATTTGTATCTCCACTTCCCCAATGGAATTACGTTCAGCCAATCAAAAACTTGGAAATCGTTTTTTAAAAACTATAAAAATCTTATCTCTATCGCCAAAAGATTTCTTTCATAAATATTTGGAGTCTGCAAATATTCCGACACATTCTAGTGCTTATGGTGTCTTTTGCGCCTGTATGGAACTGGATTTAAAAACAGCAGTGCGACACTATCTTTATGCTCAAAGCTCCAATATGGTAACCAATTGCGTCAAAACTATCCCACTCTCTCAAAATGATGGGCAAAAAATACTTTTGGAACTCCAAAAGACTTTTGAAGAAATCCTCCAAAAGCTTGATTCACTCAACGAAAAACATCTTTGCGCCTCTAGCATTCATAATGATATCAAAGCAATGCAGCACGAAACACTTTATTCAAGACTTTATATGTCTTAA